The following are encoded in a window of Trichomycterus rosablanca isolate fTriRos1 chromosome 13, fTriRos1.hap1, whole genome shotgun sequence genomic DNA:
- the LOC134325588 gene encoding thrombospondin-1-like produces MLGVLCLLLMLWSSESRQITESRDDSVYDLFELSQVNKKHHGVSLVKGPDPNSPAYKILHPNLIPAIPEPSFRDLIYSIQEEKGFIFMANIKQAKRTRGSLFIVERKDGTGPFFEIISNGDANTVDLIYTMPNGQHMISIEDARLASGSWMNITLFVQEDRAQLYVGCEEINTSELDAPIHHILTQDVSDVATMRIGKGAVNNRFMGVLQNVRFVFKTTLDTILRNMGCDSSSYITDVVTGSSPAIRTDYTGHKTKDLQDVCGFSCEDLASMFKELKGLGVVVKKLSNEIHQVTAQSNELKEYFKISTGVCKHNGVIYKDKDEWTVDSCTHCTCQNSAIICREMSCPLMPCANATVPDGECCPRCGTPNDMAEDGWSPWSEWTHCSVTCGRGIQQRGRSCDRINSNCEGTSVQTRDCYLQECDKRFKQDGGWSHWSPWSSCSVTCGKGVITRIRLCNSPTPQMGGKDCQGEGRQTEPCQMPSCPINGGWGPWSPWDSCTVTCGGGLQKRHRLCNSPVPKHNGKDCIGDSRSTRLCNSQDCPIDGCLSNPCFGGTKCSSFPDGSWKCGDCPAGYTGDGIHCEDIDECKSVPEACFTLNGVHRCENTNPGYNCLPCPPRYSGAQPFGKGIEQAMSNKQVCEPMNPCRDGSHDCNRNANCIYLGVFSDIMYRCECKPGYAGNGHICGEDTDLDGWPNTNLHCVENATYHCKQDNCPDLPNSGQEDYDKDGTGDACDYDDDNDGIPDDRDNCQLVFNPGQYDQDQDEVGDSCDNCPYDSNQDQADTDKNGEGDACAIDIDGDGILNEKDNCPYVYNVDQRDNDYDGVGDHCDNCPLENNPDQIDSDSDNVGDKCDSNQDIDDDGHQNTLDNCPYIPNANQADHDKDGKGDACDHDDDNDGVPDEKDNCRLAFNPDQLDSDGDGRGDICKDDFDQDNVPDILDVCPENFAISETDFRRFQMVPLDPTGTSQIDPNWVVRHQGKELLQTVNCDPGIAVGYDEFNAVDFSGTFFINTDRDDDYAGFVFGYQSSSRFYVVMWKQITQTYWSQTPTKAQGYSGLSIKVVNSTTGPGEYLRNALWHTGDTPGQVRTLWHDPKKIGWKDFTAYRWQLIHRPKTGLIRVIMYEGKKVMADSGPINDKTYAGGRLGLFVFSQEMVYFSDLKYECKDV; encoded by the exons ATGTTGGGGGTTTTGTGTTTACTCCTGATGCTGTGGAGTTCAGAAAGTAGGCAAATCACAG AAAGCCGAGATGACAGCGTGTACGACCTCTTCGAGCTCTCCCAAGTGAATAAAAAACACCACGGAGTGAGTCTGGTCAAGGGACCCGACCCCAACAGCCCCGCTTACAAAATCCTTCACCCCAACCTGATCCCCGCCATCCCTGAGCCCTCCTTCAGGGACCTCATCTACTCCATCCAAGAGGAAAAAGGCTTTATTTTCATGGCCAACATCAAGCAAGCCAAGAGGACCAGGGGTAGCCTGTTCATTGTGGAAAGAAAGGATGGCACAGGTCCCTTCTTTGAGATCATCTCCAATGGAGATGCCAATACGGTAGACCTGATTTACACCATGCCAAACGGGCAGCACATGATCTCGATCGAGGATGCGAGGCTGGCCAGTGGGAGCTGGATGAACATCACTCTGTTTGTGCAGGAGGACCGCGCACAGCTCTACGTAGGTTGCGAGGAGATAAACACCAGTGAACTAGATGCACCTATCCATCACATTTTGACACAAGATGTTTCCGATGTCGCAACCATGAGGATTGGGAAAGGAGCCGTGAACAACAGATTTATG GGAGTGCTCCAGAATGTGCGCTTTGTCTTCAAAACCACTTTGGACACCATCCTTCGTAACATGGGGTGTGATAGCT cttCCTACATAACAGACGTTGTGACTGGTTCCAGTCCTGCAATTCGGACAGATTACACTGGCCACAAGACCAAAG ACCTTCAGGATGTCTGTGGCTTCTCTTGTGAGGACTTGGCCAGCATGTTTAAGGAGCTCAAGGGGCTTGGTGTGGTGGTGAAGAAGCTGTCGAATGAGATCCACCAAGTG ACAGCACAAAGCAATGAATTAAAGGAATACTTCAAAATCTCCACTGGGGTGTGTAAGCACAATGGTGTTATTTACAAAGACAAAGACGAGTGGACAGTGGACAGCTGCACCCATTGCACCTGCCAG AACTCTGCCATTATTTGCCGTGAAATGTCCTGCCCACTCATGCCGTGTGCCAATGCCACTGTACCTGATGGTGAATGCTGCCCACGTTGTGGAACTC CGAATGACATGGCTGAGGATGGCTGGTCACCCTGGTCCGAGTGGACCCACTGCTCGGTGACTTGTGGCCGTGGCATTCAGCAGCGAGGGCGCTCCTGCGATCGTATCAACAGCAATTGTGAGGGCACCTCAGTGCAGACCAGGGACTGTTACCTGCAGGAATGTGACAAGCGCT TTAAGCAAGATGGAGGCTGGAGCCACTGGTCTCCCTGGTCCTCATGTTCAGTCACATGTGGCAAGGGTGTTATCACACGAATCCGGCTTTGCAACTCACCTACCCCACAAATGGGAGGCAAGGACTGCCAGGGAGAAGGAAGGCAGACAGAACCATGCCAGATGCCCTCATGCCCAA TCAATGGAGGATGGGGGCCATGGTCACCATGGGACTCTTGCACTGTCACTTGTGGTGGAGGACTGCAGAAAAGACACCGCCTTTGTAACAGTCCTGTGCCTAAACATAATGGAAAAGATTGCATTGGTGATTCCAGAAGCACCCGGTTATGCAACTCTCAAGACTGTCCCATTG ATGGCTGTCTCTCCAACCCTTGCTTTGGTGGTACCAAGTGCTCTAGCTTCCCTGATGGCTCCTGGAAATGTGGGGACTGTCCAGCTGGGTATACTGGAGATGGCATCCACTGTGAGGACATTGATGAG TGCAAATCTGTTCCTGAAGCCTGCTTTACACTCAATGGAGTCCATCGCTGTGAAAACACCAATCCAGGCTATAACTGCTTACCCTGTCCACCTCGCTACTCGGGAGCTCAGCCTTTCGGCAAAGGCATTGAGCAGGCTATGAGCAACAAACAG GTTTGTGAACCAATGAACCCATGCAGGGATGGTAGCCATGACTGTAACAGGAACGCCAACTGTATTTACTTGGGTGTATTTTCGGACATCATGTACCGTTGCGAGTGCAAACCTGGATATGCTGGTAATGGCCACATTTGTGGAGAAGACACTGACCTGGATGGCTGGCCCAACACTAACCTCCACTGTGTAGAGAATGCAACCTACCACTGCAAGCAG GACAACTGCCCTGACCTTCCTAACTCTGGGCAAGAGGACTACGACAAGGATGGAACTGGGGATGCTTGTGATTATGATGATGACAACGATGGTATCCCTGATGATAGG GACAACTGCCAGTTAGTGTTCAACCCGGGGCAGTACGACCAAGACCAGGATGAGGTTGGAGACAGCTGCGATAACTGCCCATATGACAGCAATCAAGACCAAGCAGACACAGACAAAAATGGAGAAGGCGATGCATGCGCAATTGACATTGATGGTGACG GTATTCTGAATGAAAAGGACAACTGCCCATATGTGTACAACGTTGACCAGAGAGACAACGACTATGATGGGGTCGGAGACCATTGTGACAACTGCCCATTGGAGAATAACCCTGATCAG ATCGACTCTGATTCAGACAATGTGGGCGACAAGTGCGACAGCAACCAGGACATCGATGATGATGGTCATCAGAACACTCTGGACAATTGTCCATACATCCCTAATGCCAACCAGGCTGACCATGACAAGGACGGCAAGGGTGATGCATGTGACCATGACGATGACAATGATGGTGTCCCTGATGAAAAAGACAATTGCAGACTGGCTTTTAATCCAGACCAGTTGGATTCTGATG GTGATGGACGTGGTGACATTTGCAAAGATGACTTCGACCAAGACAATGTTCCTGATATACTAGATGTTTGCCCGGAGAACTTTGCAATTAGCGAGACCGACTTTCGTAGGTTCCAAATGGTTCCTCTGGACCCCACGGGAACCTCACAAATTGATCCCAACTGGGTGGTCCGCCATCAAGGAAAAGAGCTTCTACAGACAGTCAACTGTGATCCTGGCATTGCTGTCG GCTATGATGAGTTTAATGCTGTGGACTTCAGTGGAACCTTCTTCATCAACACCGACCGAGACGACGATTACGCCGGTTTTGTGTTTGGTTATCAATCAAGCTCCCGCTTCTACGTGGTAATGTGGAAACAGATCACACAGACCTACTGGTCCCAGACCCCTACAAAAGCTCAAGGTTACTCTGGATTATCCATCAAAGTGGTGAACTCTACCACAGGTCCAGGAGAGTACCTCAGGAATGCTTTGTGGCATACCGGAGACACCCCAGGACAG GTACGCACTTTGTGGCATGATCCCAAGAAAATTGGCTGGAAGGACTTCACTGCCTACAGATGGCAACTGATTCACAGACCTAAAACTGGACTTATCAG AGTCATCATGTATGAAGGCAAGAAAGTCATGGCAGATTCTGGACCTATTAACGACAAGACATATGCTGGTGGAAGACTTGGCCTCTTTGTCTTCTCTCAAGAGATGGTTTACTTTTCAGACCTCAAATACGAATGCAAAG